The genomic region CTGagtgtttccctctgtctctgtaccttCATCCGTCTCAAAcatgccctctcctcctctgccatcCTCTTAACTTCAATTGCCATTGAAAACCTCTCATTCATGACAACATAAGCAGGACCACCTGCCACCATTTCATCTATCTTCCTCAGCAGCTCTGGGACTTGAGTGACATTGCCCCATGTGTTGGCCCTAGTGTTTAAAGCATGGTACCTATGCCCACACTTCTCCACCATCTCCTGGAGAAACCCATGTCTCACTATGTGTTCCTCTAGTGACATTCCCCTGAGTTTCTCACATTGGGTAAACACTACCATCATGTGTCTCCAGAGTATGTGGTTGAGAAGCTTGAGGGGGCCCTCTACTGTCCATTCCCTGCCTTTGCATGAGTTCAAAGGGATGACCATGAGGAAGGCATGGGGACCTGGTTGACACATGGATATGCTGGCTTCTATGTTGCGGTGGACAAGGAGAGGGTCCTGCACAGAGTACTGGATGCATCTGTCTGATGTGTTGACCACAGTGACCTGCCGGCCATCCACTAGACTCTGTCTCCTCACACACATCTCCACGCCCCTCCTGGTGTCAAACAGCTTCCTGTCCAGGATGGTGTTTCCTGTTTGACTCTTCTCCAGCCAATCCCTCCCCAGGAGGATGATTCTCAGCTCAGGGAGAGTACGCTGGTCCCCTATTAGAGAGAAGAGTACATGTTTTATAAAATATGCCAGACTTGAATTTAGGCATTACAGTTTTAACAAATTTCCAATATATGACCAATATTTTAGCTAGAATCAACATAACATATTACTATTGATGACGAGGCCTATATACTGTAAATAAAATGTGAGGAAACTATAAGCAATGCACTGAAAAGGTAGATATAACTCAGTAACTGACCATTCTGTCTCTTTGCTCTGGAAGCCATttagtacctctctctctctctctcttattccctttGTTGGACTTCCCTGAAGTATACTCATTGAACCCTAATATCCTTTCCATTATCCTTCGTTTTGACATGCTGGTCAACAGTCAAAGTCCAGTTTCTCCTGACTGTAATGTAACTCCACCCACATTGctgatgtaacagtataatttgaAACCGTCCCCTCGGTCGTGGATCTAGTGATTTCTGTCATGTCATTGAACACCAAATGTCAGAAAATTATCCATACAAAAATGCTAATCTAACATCAAGTAACGTTTAGAATGGTGTGCCATAAAAAAGTATTTATCCGCTTCCTCAAAAAGATTTTATTATTCAGATTCAAATTCAGAGTGAATGTAACAGCTGTCCCACTGCCAGGCTGTACAATAATCCCTTAGTGAGCATTAACTGATTGCAAACCATGCAAAAAGTAATAGGGCCTTGGCTACAGTTAAGAAATCCTGATTAATTACTGTCACTCTCGAAAAATACTTAACCAGCTTTCTCCTAGAGATAGTATTGCAAGACTTCCTGGAGTCACTGATGGCTTTTAAGCTTAAATAATAAAGGGCTGAGGTTGCaatctagtgtacagtattttcTTCCGATACAGTTGAAGACTGTACTGAAGAGACCCACTCCCTTCAACCTGCTTGTGCAAGAGATCTATTATTATTTGTGTTTTCCCATCTCCTTAGTGAAAACACCATTTAGACATCATAGTATCAGTGTAAGATTTGATAGTTGACTCTCAGCTTGTCATTCAAACGGTCTGTTATTTCCAAAGTATGTGAGCAAAGGTTCTAAATACAATTAAAATTTCAGTCAATACAACATATTCATAATTTACATTATGTAAATTGTATATTTCTATTATATACAGCTCCTCAGAGTTTGGAACACACATAGTCCAAGTCTATGGTAGGACTTGCATATAAACCATGGGTATTTGAAACACATGGGTGTTTCAATGTGATATGGCTGTGTGAAGCGTGTGACTAATACGGTGCCTTGCCAAAGTCTTCAgacttggatttcttcacattttattgtgttacaatgtGTGATCAAAATAGATTtaattgcattttttttaaataaacaatcTACAAAAACGAACATGTAATGTCAAAGCGGAagaatataatgtatatatttttttttaattattattatttaatttatcttttatatatatataagataaatatatatatatatataagataaattaaataattaaagggtaaagtctacaaaacttactccatgtcattgacagaaaaacttgaattgttgcaacTCATTGTGTTGCTGTCCGCCGGtgactagctagccagctagctaaaattgtccctttcctaaattagacACGactggagatagggatttggacttgtggatTTGGACTTACTTAATTCTCCgaactggccaatgattataacggcaaatctgatccaaccattaattcatacattgttgtgcctGGCCTGAGAGGATCTAAGTTATATGTAGTTGgggattggggcggcagggtagcctagtggttagagcgttggactagcaacgggaaggtttcaagttcaaacacccagactgacaaggtacaaatctgtcgttcagttaacccactgttctcactgttcctaggccgtcattgaaaataagaatttgttcttaactgacttgcctaattcaataaagataaaataaaaatatgtaaaaggctaatgttaactagataATATTGCCCACGAATTGAAGTTATGCCACAAAACAATGAGATATTTCAACGGATGTATAAATGTAAAGCATccgcttggcgtttccactcactaccacaTATGGTGAGTGAGAGGGGGCGCAGTGGTAGAAGATGGATTTTGGCAGACGTTCTGCAAATTATCCCAGAACTAGAATAAGTTACAAACATAGTGGACTACGTtatgtagactttaccctttccCAAAGTTGTAAACAATTGGGTCGTTCAGAAGGAGTGTTAAAGCGAATTGAGTAATTGCACACGCGCACTTCAGAGTAGGCGTTTCCTAACGGAAATAGGCACGTGTGCTAGcgcgtgcttggctctgcccactatAACTCGTTTGTTCTTTTTTGAAAGGACAAcatgtggtctatcttggtttagttataaaCATATTTGGTTAGGCTAGCGaacaagcattttagccaggaagcctaggacaacaaaaatgTAAAGCGTGTACTGTATAACAGAATGATACACGCTAATGACAAAACGTTTTTTTTCTACAAGTacggtgagtcaacatgtttttctacatGCACACGGAAATCAGACCGCCACAttatatttagcttacgttgactGTACTAAATTATTGTGTagattttagttgtcactgtattagaccaAGCAGTGGTGATTTGGTTATGTTTAAATGTTAAAGTTTAAATGGtgatggaatagtggaggcagctcatGTTTTTGCAAATTGCGGTAACTGTGGTTCTAAgacaatagttgtttagtggtccgaAAATGTCGGAAACTTACTTGGCCATGCAACGGTTTGTTACTGTACATGCACTATGCattgtggacttcactggacagaggttGCTATCTGGTTTTGTGattaaaaacaaaggtgtggttgaatttatttgGGTTTTGTCACGGTCGCAAGGCATAtgaattaacaggttatagaacaaacaacgcaattatcacaacacattttACCCATGCACCGCTACCGAGTTAGAGTTGGATTTTTCCAATAAAAACTTTCCAGTGTTACAACATGTCAAATAACATTAAAACTTCTCTGTATTTGTCCTGGAAATATATACATACAGCTGGGCAACATTCCAAACACGTAAAAGACACTCTAACCCCTCTgccatcaaataaaacaaatatttttatttgacctttattttactaggcaagtaagttaagaacaaattcttattttcaatgacagccaggaacagtgggttaactgccagttcaggggcagaacaacagatttgtaccttctcagctcagggattagaacttttcggttacttgtccaacactccaaccactaggctaccctgccacccccatagaccttcgtacatcagctgatatctgggacagcaaggagccatcatgccaggtagtcctgaggcatggtcctagggctcaggtcctctgggagagagaaagaaagagaattagagagagcatacttaaattcacacaggacaccggataagacaggagaagtactccagatataacaaactgaccctagccccccgacacataaacaactgcagcataaatactggaggctgggtcaggagacactgtggccccatccgatgataccagggccaaacaggaaggatataaccccacccactgccaaagaacagcccccacaccactagagggatattttcaaccaccaacttaccatccagagacaaggccgagtatagcccacgaagatctccaccacggcacaacccaagggcagggcgccaacccagacaggaagatcacatcagtgactcaagtgacgcacccttcCTAGGGACTGCAtaaaagagcaccagtaagccagtgactcagcccctgtaatagggttagaggcagagaatcccattggaaagaggggaaccggccaggctgagacagcaagggtggttcgttgctccagagcctttccgttcaccttcacactcctgggccagactacactcaatcatatgacccactgaagagatgagtcttcagtaaagacttaaaggttgagactgagtttgcgtctctgacatgggtaggcagaccattccataaaaatggcgctctataggagaaagccctgcctccatcggtttgcttagaaattctaggaacaaTTAGGAGGCCTACGTCTTGTGACGTtagacattcattcatgtttctcATACGAACAAAAAGTTGTTTCAAATTttgaagtgtttaaggttaagtttagtcaTTAACTCCAAAATATTAAGGGTATGTATTAgctcagaatggttaaggtttgggataggcttaaaacgaAATATGCAACCTTTTACACCAGAAGCAGATACTTACgcccatccacaacaccctagcaaaaccgaaacctacttgaaggtaacatccctcactgttgcccctagtggctggtttcTACATCTCCCGGTGTCCTCAGACATTGATGGACGTAATTAATTGAGGAACATGATAACACTCTGAATTTATAAACAGCCTGTTTCAAAATTCACAACAATGTCATTGGCGATCAAATATATACTCATTACTAAATATCAGTTTAATTTGATCTGAAATCATTACATAGTGACGCAGCCAAGTCAACAAGGTGGCTCAGCGCTCTCTTATttggggagaaccctggcatagaGACCATATCTTGGTTTAATACGCTTTAAATGGTCACTGGATAAATATGAATTATTCCCTGTACTAAAACTTGGTAGATTTTGGGGAAAACATTCATTCCTAGCTGTAATTTATATCTGAACAATACATTTCTATTTTGCATCAATTATTGTGAAAGACGTATTCAATGAACGTTTGATCAcagaaattatgtcaattagattTTCAGTATATTTTTATGGGTATTGCAAGTGTGTTGCCTAATGTGAAaacagtgtaatgtactgcaATTTACTGTACAGCATTTTTTCTAATGGATTAACTGGTTGTTAAAATGACTAAATTGAGAAGTGTTTgctgattaaataaatgtttgcaTGGTATTTCACAGTAAACTTATATTTTGGATAATAGGTTGTGTGGTAAAATATGTCTCCAAACCAAATTAATGCACAAAAAGGTTACGAACGTGACTTTCTGCATTAAGTGTTACCAGTTtggagttttgtactaagagttaTAAAAAAAACTCACTTTATATGCTTGTGAAATAGCACCAAAGTGATTTGATGtttttttaaaaaaaaaacatctatatTTTCCATAGAGGTCATGTTTTCTTCATTCAAGCTTGATATGTTAAATGGCCATTTCAATCATCCATATTATGTCAACATTTCAATTTTCATAATTTCGGCTGTATCTATAACAGGTTATCCTAACAACATATTGAAAGAGAAATGTGACTTTTGTTCTTTCTAGTTGCAAGTTCCTGTTTTACAGAAAATGTACTCCTTCACATTCAGGGTATGCTCTTTCAGTAATTCTTCACTCTGAACCTAAAAATGTTTTCTGCATATGTATTTTATTCCCTCTTGAAAATAAGTATGTCATGTATTGTAAAAACAAGTAAAGCATGGTCCTGATGTGTTATTATAGGGTCTTGTGTGGAATGATAGTTCCTGTCCGATTTTACAATAAggtaacatttatttttttgttgttcccCTTCTCTTGTAGTTGGTGGATGGTGGTCTTGTGTTTCTGCTCCTCAGTTTGACTAGGATTTCTGCCCAGAGAGAAGTGTCCTTAAACCCCACTACAATAGGTCATTATACAGGTATAGCAGCATCTTCAGATTTCACACATTTCTACATCCCATTATTACAAGGCATAGTGAATATATTGTACCTTGAACAATAGACCTCTTTTCCTTCACATGTAACTTAATCGGGTAATGTATGTTCATGTTTTGTCAGAGTCCCCATGTCAACTATTTGACAACTATGAAACTACTGTGACAGAGGGAGAGGCCCTTAGTTTGCCAGCCTACTATGACCTGAGTGAGTTGGTTTGGGCCAGCGTGACTGAGTTTACCTGGTACAGAAACAGAACCCAAGAGCTTCCGTCCTCTGAGGAAGAGCGTGTGCATCATCATGGACCGGTGctcttcttcctccccctttTAATCAACGACTCTGATCAGTACTACACCTACTGGTAATacaacaactgtgtgtgtgtgtgtgtgggggggggggttacattgGTACTTGAGAGCGAGGGAGCCCTGTTTGGGAGGGTGAGGGTTGagtctagggttagtgttgaaccTGGATGTGTACATAGGGCTAGGGTAGGCATGCACATTTACAAAGAACAAACTTTAAACTTGCATGAACGTTGAATACAATTCTATTCAAACTTACTCTGCCGACTTGAAATTGGAGACAAAATATCCACAGAACTATTATTACCGACTTAAAAATGCAGAACTCTGTGTGTGGCAATAAAGATGTTTGCTCCTGACCAAGCACAAGACGGAAGGACATGCACAATGATGCATGCATATTGACACAAATTCTGCAGGTATTTACGGCAGTTCTGGCACTCTAAAAAGTTGGGTAAAtaatactttcctgtggatattttgGCTCAATATTCGACCCACTGAAGGACCAACCAAGACTCGTAAGGAAACTTTCCACATTTTTATACTGCTTAGTTTCAGGCTATATATACTCTTAGAAAAATACATTTGCTCTCTACAGCCTAAAAGGGTTCTTAAGCTGGCCCTCAGTTAGAACCCTGTTGGTTACCTTTTGGATAACTGTTACACTGTGTATGCTTATGTTCCAGGAGAAATGCAGCAGGCACCTGCCTATTTTTTGTGACAGAGGTGATTGTTGTCAAAGCCCAACCGTTCGATCATTCAGTCCTGTTTAACGATATCTCAGAGTCAGCAGACAACATTGCTATCCCATGTCCTGACCCCGTGGAAAAACTATGCCAGGATGGAAAAGAAAACTTAGCCTGGTATAAGGTACTGAACATGACCAGAATGCTAACACAAACCTCAAGTCTGCAAAACTCAACATTGGTTCTCAACTCCTGTCCTAGAGCTCCTAAGGGTGGCACCGGCtcttgattagttgaatcaggagTGTTACTGCTATTTCAGCAAAGACGTTTATCAAATTGTTTGTCTTTAATTTTAGAATttcagtctcattccaaacaaGTCTGAGAGAAATCTGTGGGTGTATGGCGCCTCCAAAGCAGACGAGGGCATCTatacgtgtgtgtgcacgtgggAGCACAATGGGACGGTTCTCAAAACTTCTGCATCCAGGAGACTAAAGATCCAAGGTATGTAGGTTGTGACTTGATGACCGCTCTGTCAATCCTCTCAGcagtttatttatttgattttagCTTTGCTGAAACCTCATCCAAGATGGCAGCAGGGTCAGCAAACATGGAAACTCTAGGCTACATTACAGCAGGTTATTAGGCTACACTAGGTACATTAGGCTCCATTTATATCAAACAAACAGAATCAAAAGCAACAGGAACCCTCATATCACATGTTGGTTGTCTTTGTGGCAGCAACAATCATCAATAACATCAGTGACAACGTTTTGAATGTCTCCAAAAGTATCTTTCTGACTAAACTGTGTGTTTTGTCTCCTTCAGCTCCCTCTGCCTCGCATCCTCCTCAGATCAACCTGCCTATAAACGGAAGCACAGAGACCACTGACCTGTGTAGGGATCACACCTGGCTCAAATACTTGTGTTGTGCTTGATTTGGTTTGCCCAGGAAATATCTCTGTCTTCATAGTATCTCTTGTTCTTCATAGACACCACTAAGAAGTTGAGGTGTGAAGCGTTTTGTGGGCAGAACATTGAAGACAACTGTCACCTGTGGTGGGAGATGAATGGAGTGAAAGTGGGCTCGCAGCAGCAAGGCTACTCGGTGAACACCACCAGGTaggtacacatgcacacacacacatggattcatgcatacacacaagcacacacacacttgtttttgAGAACAAGGTAACAGAATTACCACATTTCCTTGAAAGCAAGACCCCAGATTTACTGTTGAGAATTCGCTGTGTGaatgttttgtgtgtatgtgttactgTAGCGAGGTGGAGGTATCTTCAATGCGGAATATCTTCACAGCTATCCTGACCATAAACACAGTGACTATGAGGGACCTCCAGTCAAAGTTCACATGTGTTGCAATGAACGACCAGAAATGGAATTATGCAGTAGTTACTCTCAAGCTAAGAGGTTAGTGCACCACTCCACAAATTACATCACTCCATCAACCactccacgttcatctgtacaaacaatagtatgcaagtataaacaccatgggaccacgaaaccgtcacaccgctcaggaaggagacgttttctgtttcctagagatgaacgtaatttggtatgagaagtgcaaatcaatcccagaataacagcaaaggaccttgtgaagactcTGGAGGAAACAGTAACAAAAgcatctgtatccacagtaaaacgagtcctatagaagccactgctccaaaaccgccataaaaaagccatactacagtttgcaactgcacatggggacaaagattgtactttttggacaaatgtcctctggtctgatgaaacaaaaatagaactgtttggccataatgaccaccgttatgtttggaggaaaaagggggaggcttgcaagccgaagaacagcatcatgctgtgggggtgcattgctgcaggagggactggtgcactttacaaactagatggcatcatgagggagggaaatgatgtggatatattgaagcaacatctcaagatatcagtcaggaagttaaagcttggtcgcaaatgggtcttccaaatggacattgaccccatgcatacttacaaagttgtggcaaaattacttaatgacaacaaagtcaaggtattggagtggccatcacaaagccctgacctcaatcctattgaaaatctgtgggcagaactgaaaaagtgagtgcgagcaaggaggccaacaaacctgactcagttagaccagctctgtcaggaggaatgggccaaaattcacccagcttattgtgggaagcttgtggaaggctacccgaaacggttgtcccaagttaaacaatttaaaggcaatgctgacttactggaaatgtgatgaaagctgaaataagtcattctctctactattattctgacatttcacattcttaaaataaagtggtgatcctaagacagtgaatttttacaaggattaaatgtcaggaattgtgaaactgagtttaaatgtatttggctaaggtgtatgtaaacctccgacttcaactgtatatgtcacacagacacacaaaatcACACATGCAAACTCTGTAACTTTCTTGGTGTTgtgttctccctgtctctctctccccccccccccaacagggTTTATGTTTATGGGTCTATGTGTGGTGCTACTGCTCTTCTTCTTGCTAGCTGCTGTGGCTGTCAAAATCTTTGACATCGATCTGGCGCTCCTCATCCGTGGAGTTTTCAAATGCTGTGGTCGATCTGAGGGTAAGAACATCTAGCCACACACTGAAGTGTAATGATGTTATTTCACAAAGATTTTTCATTGTACAGAAATGCTTATTCAGCCTACATGATCTATATAGTATTGGATACCATATAAACATATTACTACATATACATGGCCCACTGATTGTGCAATGCAGTTGTCTGCAGTAGGCCCTTCTCAACAGGTCCCGGCTGGGGTCAGTCCCACTGCAAGTGTAGAAGTAATGGGCAAATTTATATTAAAATAACTCAATTTCAGTTCAACTAGAATTTAATCAAA from Oncorhynchus masou masou isolate Uvic2021 chromosome 29, UVic_Omas_1.1, whole genome shotgun sequence harbors:
- the LOC135519418 gene encoding interleukin-1 receptor-like 1 isoform X2 — its product is MTKRFFSTSTLVDGGLVFLLLSLTRISAQREVSLNPTTIGHYTESPCQLFDNYETTVTEGEALSLPAYYDLSELVWASVTEFTWYRNRTQELPSSEEERVHHHGPVLFFLPLLINDSDQYYTYWRNAAGTCLFFVTEVIVVKAQPFDHSVLFNDISESADNIAIPCPDPVEKLCQDGKENLAWYKNFSLIPNKSERNLWVYGASKADEGIYTCVCTWEHNGTVLKTSASRRLKIQAPSASHPPQINLPINGSTETTDLYTTKKLRCEAFCGQNIEDNCHLWWEMNGVKVGSQQQGYSVNTTSEVEVSSMRNIFTAILTINTVTMRDLQSKFTCVAMNDQKWNYAVVTLKLRGFMFMGLCVVLLLFFLLAAVAVKIFDIDLALLIRGVFKCCGRSEDGKVYDAYVVYQMDGVDKEREEKVYHFVSSVLPTVLEQKCGFRLFIHGRDDLPGEGDKELVEDCMRLSRRLIVILTPSSSTLSGSGGQGSCGQWGYSSSLTTAEDYDCQVGLLQALVHSEMNVILIQLGDMGEGGYTHLPPGLQHLVRKSAPLMWQEGRRGSTLPNSSFWKRVRYMMPWPRHSTSFDNQLI
- the LOC135519418 gene encoding interleukin-1 receptor-like 1 isoform X1, translated to MTKRFFSTSTLQVPVLQKMYSFTFRLVDGGLVFLLLSLTRISAQREVSLNPTTIGHYTESPCQLFDNYETTVTEGEALSLPAYYDLSELVWASVTEFTWYRNRTQELPSSEEERVHHHGPVLFFLPLLINDSDQYYTYWRNAAGTCLFFVTEVIVVKAQPFDHSVLFNDISESADNIAIPCPDPVEKLCQDGKENLAWYKNFSLIPNKSERNLWVYGASKADEGIYTCVCTWEHNGTVLKTSASRRLKIQAPSASHPPQINLPINGSTETTDLYTTKKLRCEAFCGQNIEDNCHLWWEMNGVKVGSQQQGYSVNTTSEVEVSSMRNIFTAILTINTVTMRDLQSKFTCVAMNDQKWNYAVVTLKLRGFMFMGLCVVLLLFFLLAAVAVKIFDIDLALLIRGVFKCCGRSEDGKVYDAYVVYQMDGVDKEREEKVYHFVSSVLPTVLEQKCGFRLFIHGRDDLPGEGDKELVEDCMRLSRRLIVILTPSSSTLSGSGGQGSCGQWGYSSSLTTAEDYDCQVGLLQALVHSEMNVILIQLGDMGEGGYTHLPPGLQHLVRKSAPLMWQEGRRGSTLPNSSFWKRVRYMMPWPRHSTSFDNQLI